In one window of Pseudomonas putida DNA:
- a CDS encoding monovalent cation/H+ antiporter subunit A — MSLIVLSLLPFIGSCLAAVLPHNARNAESILAGLVALVGTVQVALLYPQIAHGGVIREEFLWLPSLGLNLVLRMDGFAWLFSLLVLGIGTLVSLYARYYMSPQDPVPRFFAFFLAFMGAMLGLVISGNLIQLVFFWELTSLFSFLLIGYWHHRSDARRGAYMALMVTGAGGLCLLVGALLLGHVVGSYDLDKVLAAGETVRQHALYPVLLPLILIGALSKSAQFPFQFWLPHAMAAPTPVSAYLHSATMVKAGVFLLARLWPTLSGTEEWFWIVGGAGACTLLLGAFAAMFQNDLKGLLAYSTISHLGLITLLLGLNSPLAAVAAVFHILNHATFKASLFMAAGIIDHESGTRDIRRLSGLIRLVPYTATLAMVASASMAGVPLMNGFLSKEMFFAETVFISSSAWVEAALPVIATLAGTFSVAYALRFTVDVFFGPTAQDLPHTPHEPPRWMRAPVELLVLTCLVVGIFPAQSVGPLLAAAALPVVGGTLPEYSLAIWHGWNAPLIMSLIAMCGGVVLYLLLRKQLRLGRFPYPPLIERFNGKRLFEHGLVRLMLLARHLEGLLTSRRLQTQLFMLVVAAFLAGLTPMLYSGISWGDRPKIPGSGVFVAMWLIAIACAIGAAWQAKYHRLAALIMVSVCGLMTCITFVWFSAPDLALTQLVVEVVTTVLILLGLRWLPRRIEGVSPLPGSQERARLRRLRDLLLAVLVGGGMALLSYAMLTRPTPNDISSFYLSRALPEGGGTNVVNVMLVDFRGFDTLGEITVLVAVALTVFALLRRFRPPKESMQLPTQQRQLAPDVITDLVNPRHVTDTALGFMMVPAVLVRLLLPIALLVSMYLFMRGHNQPGGGFVAGLVMSVAFILQYMVAGTQWVEAQMSLRPLRWMGTGLLCATLTGIGAMLLGYPFLTTHTAHLHLPLLGDIHVASALFFDIGVYTVVVGSTLLILTALAHQSVRAYRPGHPKSSQTGAA; from the coding sequence ATGTCTTTGATAGTGCTATCGCTTCTGCCCTTCATCGGCAGTTGCCTGGCAGCCGTGCTGCCGCACAATGCGCGTAACGCCGAGTCCATTCTCGCCGGGCTCGTGGCCTTGGTCGGCACTGTCCAGGTAGCGCTGCTGTACCCGCAGATCGCCCATGGCGGCGTGATCCGCGAAGAATTCCTCTGGCTGCCCAGCCTCGGGCTCAACCTCGTGCTGCGCATGGATGGATTCGCCTGGCTGTTCTCGTTGCTGGTGCTGGGCATCGGCACATTGGTGTCGCTGTATGCGCGCTACTACATGTCACCCCAAGACCCCGTGCCACGATTCTTTGCCTTCTTCCTGGCATTCATGGGCGCAATGCTCGGGCTGGTGATTTCCGGCAACCTGATTCAGCTGGTGTTCTTCTGGGAGCTGACCAGCCTGTTCTCCTTCCTCCTCATCGGCTACTGGCACCACCGCAGCGATGCCCGCCGCGGCGCTTACATGGCGCTGATGGTCACGGGTGCAGGTGGTTTGTGCCTGCTGGTCGGCGCCTTGCTGCTGGGCCATGTGGTCGGCAGCTATGACCTGGACAAGGTCCTGGCCGCTGGCGAAACCGTCCGCCAGCACGCGCTCTATCCTGTGTTGCTGCCGCTGATCCTGATTGGCGCCCTGAGCAAGAGCGCGCAGTTCCCCTTCCAGTTCTGGCTACCGCATGCCATGGCTGCCCCCACGCCGGTCTCGGCCTATCTGCATTCGGCGACCATGGTCAAGGCCGGAGTGTTCCTGCTGGCACGCCTATGGCCAACGCTGTCGGGCACCGAGGAGTGGTTCTGGATCGTCGGCGGGGCAGGCGCCTGTACCCTCCTGCTGGGGGCCTTCGCGGCGATGTTCCAGAATGACCTCAAGGGGCTGCTGGCCTATTCGACCATCAGCCACCTGGGCCTGATCACCCTGCTGCTGGGCCTCAACAGCCCGCTGGCCGCTGTCGCGGCAGTGTTCCACATCCTCAACCACGCCACCTTCAAGGCCTCGCTGTTCATGGCCGCCGGCATCATCGACCATGAAAGCGGCACCCGCGACATTCGCCGTCTCAGCGGCCTGATACGCCTGGTACCCTATACCGCCACCCTGGCCATGGTCGCCAGTGCGTCCATGGCCGGCGTACCTCTGATGAACGGCTTCCTCTCCAAGGAAATGTTCTTCGCCGAAACCGTATTCATCAGCTCCAGCGCCTGGGTCGAGGCCGCCTTGCCGGTGATCGCCACCCTTGCAGGCACGTTCAGCGTTGCCTACGCCCTGCGTTTCACGGTCGACGTGTTCTTCGGCCCGACCGCCCAGGACCTTCCGCATACCCCCCACGAACCCCCGCGCTGGATGCGCGCGCCGGTCGAACTGCTGGTCCTGACCTGCCTGGTAGTCGGCATCTTCCCTGCCCAGTCGGTGGGCCCGCTGCTCGCCGCCGCAGCGTTGCCGGTGGTGGGCGGCACCCTGCCGGAATACAGCCTGGCCATCTGGCATGGCTGGAACGCCCCCCTGATCATGAGCCTGATCGCCATGTGCGGCGGCGTGGTGCTCTACCTGTTGCTGCGCAAACAGTTGCGCCTGGGCCGCTTCCCCTACCCGCCACTGATCGAACGCTTCAATGGCAAGCGGCTGTTCGAGCACGGACTGGTACGTCTGATGCTGCTGGCCCGGCACCTCGAAGGACTGTTGACCAGCCGCCGTCTGCAGACCCAGCTGTTCATGCTGGTGGTCGCCGCCTTCCTCGCCGGCCTCACCCCCATGCTGTACAGCGGCATCAGCTGGGGGGACCGCCCCAAGATTCCGGGGTCCGGCGTATTCGTCGCCATGTGGCTGATTGCAATTGCCTGTGCCATCGGCGCAGCCTGGCAGGCCAAATACCACCGTCTGGCTGCGCTGATCATGGTCAGCGTCTGCGGCCTGATGACGTGCATCACCTTCGTCTGGTTCTCTGCCCCTGACCTTGCACTCACGCAACTGGTGGTCGAAGTCGTCACCACAGTGTTGATCCTGCTGGGCCTGCGCTGGCTGCCGCGCCGAATCGAAGGCGTCTCTCCCCTGCCAGGCAGCCAGGAGCGTGCACGCTTGCGACGCCTGCGCGACCTGCTGCTGGCAGTGCTGGTCGGCGGCGGTATGGCCCTGCTGTCGTACGCCATGTTGACCCGTCCTACACCCAACGACATCTCATCGTTCTACCTGAGCCGTGCACTCCCCGAGGGTGGCGGTACCAATGTGGTCAACGTGATGCTGGTGGACTTCCGCGGCTTCGATACATTGGGTGAAATCACTGTACTGGTCGCCGTGGCGCTGACGGTCTTCGCCCTGCTGCGCCGCTTCCGCCCACCGAAAGAGAGCATGCAGCTGCCGACGCAACAGCGCCAGCTGGCGCCAGACGTGATCACCGACCTGGTCAACCCACGGCATGTCACCGATACCGCGCTGGGCTTCATGATGGTGCCTGCGGTGCTGGTACGCCTGCTGCTGCCGATCGCCCTGCTGGTCTCGATGTACCTGTTCATGCGCGGCCACAACCAACCAGGCGGCGGCTTCGTCGCCGGGCTGGTGATGTCGGTGGCGTTCATCCTCCAGTACATGGTCGCAGGCACTCAGTGGGTCGAGGCCCAGATGAGCCTGCGGCCGCTGCGCTGGATGGGCACCGGCCTGCTGTGCGCCACGCTTACCGGCATAGGTGCCATGTTGCTGGGTTATCCGTTCCTCACTACCCACACTGCGCACCTGCATCTGCCGTTGCTCGGTGACATCCATGTCGCCAGCGCCTTGTTCTTCGATATCGGCGTGTACACCGTGGTTGTCGGCTCCACGCTCTTGATCCTGACCGCCCTGGCACACCAATCGGTGCGTGCCTATCGCCCGGGCCATCCGAAATCCAGCCAGACAGGAGCCGCCTGA
- a CDS encoding Na+/H+ antiporter subunit C — MEEVIAVAIGVLAASGVWLVLRPRTYQVIMGLCLLSYGVNLFIFSMGSLFIGKEPIIKEGVPQDLLNYTDPLPQALVLTAIVISFAMTALFLVVLLASRGLTGTDHVDGREREE, encoded by the coding sequence ATGGAAGAAGTCATCGCAGTCGCCATCGGCGTACTGGCCGCCTCCGGAGTCTGGCTGGTACTGCGCCCACGGACCTACCAGGTCATCATGGGCCTGTGCCTGCTCTCCTACGGCGTCAATTTGTTCATCTTCAGCATGGGCAGCCTGTTCATCGGCAAGGAGCCGATCATCAAGGAGGGCGTCCCACAGGACCTGCTGAACTACACCGACCCACTACCCCAGGCGCTGGTGTTGACCGCCATCGTCATCAGCTTCGCCATGACCGCCCTGTTCCTGGTGGTCCTGCTGGCCTCGCGCGGCCTGACCGGCACCGACCATGTCGATGGCCGGGAGCGTGAGGAATGA